Proteins encoded by one window of Porphyrobacter sp. YT40:
- a CDS encoding DUF938 domain-containing protein: MSAKQHAPATLRNREPIAAVLARELPESGMVLEIAAGTGEHAVFFAEAFPALAWQPTDPSPEALASIAAYREDYPGTNLAAPLLLDAAEPDSWPVEQADAIVCINMVHISPWEATLGLFRGAARLLGNSGGPLILYGPYIEQGIETAPSNLDFDASLKARDPSWGLREAEALDALAAQNGLARSARYALPANNIILIYR; this comes from the coding sequence GTGAGCGCCAAACAGCACGCGCCCGCCACGCTGCGCAACCGCGAACCCATCGCCGCAGTACTGGCGCGCGAACTGCCGGAGAGCGGCATGGTGCTCGAAATTGCGGCAGGGACGGGAGAGCACGCGGTGTTCTTCGCCGAGGCCTTCCCCGCGCTGGCGTGGCAGCCAACCGATCCTTCGCCTGAGGCGCTGGCCTCAATCGCGGCCTATCGCGAGGACTATCCCGGCACCAATCTCGCCGCGCCGCTGCTGCTCGATGCGGCCGAGCCTGACAGTTGGCCTGTCGAACAGGCGGATGCCATCGTGTGCATCAACATGGTGCACATCAGCCCATGGGAGGCGACCCTCGGCCTTTTCCGGGGGGCTGCCCGTTTGTTGGGCAACAGCGGCGGGCCCCTGATCCTCTACGGGCCCTATATCGAGCAGGGAATCGAAACCGCGCCCTCGAACCTCGATTTCGATGCCAGCCTCAAGGCGCGCGATCCGAGCTGGGGACTGCGTGAGGCCGAGGCACTGGATGCGCTGGCGGCCCAAAACGGATTGGCCAGAAGCGCGCGTTACGCACTTCCGGCCAATAACATTATCCTGATTTACAGGTAA
- a CDS encoding CpaF family protein gives MSAFGKKGNVGGLKSGARPAFGVARPMKSGAAAPRGGEQFPPIPGEPEAARPAPAPSLAKPATTSEAIERLNERMAAVNSGDSEVGGFEASVHKIKEQVLPRLLERVDPEAAATLTKEELSEEFRPIIMEVLAELKVTLNRREQFALEKVLIDELLGFGPLEELLNDPDVSDIMVNGPDQTYIEKKGKLTLAPIRFRDEQHLFQIAQRIVNQVGRRVDQTTPLADARLKDGSRVNVIVPPLSLRGTAISIRKFSEKPITLDMLRDFGSMSDKMCTALKIAGACRMNIVISGGTGSGKTTMLNALSKMIDPGERVLTIEDAAELRLQQPHWLPLETRPPNLEGQGAITIGDLVKNALRMRPDRIILGEIRGAECFDLLAAMNTGHDGSMCTLHANSPRECLGRMENMILMGDIKIPKEAISRQIAESVDLIVQVKRLRDGSRRTTNITEVIGMEGDVIVTQELFKFEYLDETDDGKILGEFRSSGLRPYTLEKARQFGFDQAYLEACL, from the coding sequence ATGAGCGCATTCGGCAAAAAGGGCAATGTCGGCGGGTTGAAGTCGGGGGCACGTCCCGCCTTCGGCGTCGCACGCCCGATGAAGAGTGGAGCGGCAGCGCCGCGCGGCGGGGAACAATTCCCGCCGATCCCCGGCGAGCCCGAGGCCGCCCGCCCGGCGCCGGCACCCTCGCTGGCGAAGCCCGCCACGACCTCCGAAGCGATCGAGCGCCTCAACGAGCGTATGGCCGCGGTCAACTCGGGCGATTCGGAAGTCGGCGGCTTTGAAGCCAGCGTTCACAAGATCAAGGAACAGGTGCTCCCGCGCCTGCTCGAGCGGGTCGACCCCGAAGCGGCGGCGACGCTCACCAAGGAGGAGCTCTCCGAGGAATTCCGCCCGATCATCATGGAAGTGCTGGCCGAGCTGAAGGTCACGCTCAACCGGCGCGAACAGTTCGCACTGGAAAAGGTGCTGATCGACGAACTGCTCGGGTTCGGCCCGCTGGAAGAGCTGCTGAACGATCCCGACGTGTCCGATATCATGGTCAACGGGCCGGACCAGACCTATATCGAAAAGAAGGGCAAGCTTACGCTCGCCCCGATCCGCTTCCGTGACGAACAGCACCTGTTCCAGATCGCGCAGCGCATCGTCAACCAAGTCGGCCGCCGCGTCGACCAGACCACGCCGCTCGCCGACGCCCGCCTGAAGGACGGCTCGCGTGTGAACGTGATCGTGCCCCCGCTCAGCTTGCGCGGCACCGCGATCTCGATTCGTAAGTTTTCCGAAAAGCCGATCACGCTCGACATGCTGCGCGACTTCGGTTCGATGTCGGACAAGATGTGTACCGCGCTCAAGATCGCGGGCGCGTGCCGGATGAACATCGTCATCTCCGGCGGTACGGGTTCCGGTAAGACGACGATGCTCAACGCCCTGTCGAAGATGATCGACCCGGGCGAGCGCGTGCTGACGATCGAAGACGCGGCGGAACTTCGCCTGCAGCAGCCGCACTGGCTGCCGCTCGAAACCCGTCCGCCGAACCTCGAAGGCCAGGGCGCGATCACCATCGGCGACCTCGTGAAGAACGCCCTGCGTATGCGTCCTGACCGCATCATTCTGGGGGAAATTCGCGGCGCGGAGTGTTTCGACCTTCTCGCGGCGATGAACACCGGTCACGACGGCTCGATGTGTACGCTCCACGCCAACTCGCCGCGTGAATGCCTTGGCCGTATGGAAAACATGATCCTGATGGGCGATATCAAGATCCCGAAGGAAGCCATCAGCCGCCAGATCGCCGAATCGGTCGACCTGATCGTGCAGGTGAAGCGTCTGCGCGACGGTTCGCGCCGCACCACCAACATCACCGAGGTGATCGGGATGGAAGGCGACGTGATCGTGACGCAGGAGCTGTTCAAGTTCGAATATCTCGACGAGACCGACGACGGGAAGATTCTCGGCGAATTCCGCTCGTCGGGCCTGCGCCCCTACACGCTAGAAAAGGCGCGGCAGTTCGGCTTCGATCAGGCGTATCTGGAGGCGTGTCTCTGA
- a CDS encoding long-chain-fatty-acid--CoA ligase, translating into MTEIAPHQFVTLDEILAHWAVVQPDAPAIEDGGLSVSYGELEPLSRQVIAWLAARGIGAGDRVAFLGKNAASYGVLYCACARAGVVIAPIGWRLAAREIAYILADTGARLLVATPDFMELAAKAMAELDAPPNLIVDSAMLEEARGCGPADYIPCGADDPVLQLYTSGTTGHPKGVLLSNANLTRLRNEGVAAGLTYYTDYRSGDCMMVAMPIAHIGGTGTFNLAIIAGIRCRFEAEFTPAGVLAAIEAGTTHMFLVPAALQMVIQHPQAASTDFSNLRYLIYGAAPMPLELLKQAVSTMPSTQFLQAYGMTETTGTVSILPPEDHSLEGNQRMRSAGKALPGVEIEVRGPDNVEVPRGEIGEVCIRSPSNTSGYWKLPEATAKTIDADGWLHTGDAGVMDADGYVYIQDRIKDMIISGGENVYPAEVESAIYGHPAIAEVAVIGVPSDKWGEEVKACVVAKPGCEVDAADVIAWARERIAAFKAPKSVDVIPLMPRNASGKILRRELRAPYWEGRERQVS; encoded by the coding sequence ATGACCGAAATTGCGCCGCATCAATTCGTGACTCTCGACGAAATTTTGGCCCACTGGGCCGTCGTGCAGCCCGATGCGCCCGCGATCGAGGATGGCGGGCTTTCGGTGTCTTACGGCGAGCTTGAGCCGCTGTCGCGCCAAGTCATCGCTTGGCTGGCCGCGCGCGGGATCGGCGCTGGCGACCGGGTGGCGTTTCTCGGCAAGAATGCCGCCAGCTACGGCGTGCTCTATTGCGCCTGCGCCCGCGCCGGGGTGGTGATCGCCCCTATCGGCTGGCGGCTGGCGGCGCGCGAGATCGCCTATATCCTCGCCGACACCGGGGCCAGGTTGCTGGTGGCAACGCCCGATTTCATGGAATTGGCGGCCAAGGCGATGGCAGAGCTTGACGCCCCGCCCAATCTGATCGTGGACAGCGCCATGCTGGAGGAAGCGCGTGGCTGCGGTCCTGCGGACTACATCCCCTGCGGCGCGGATGATCCGGTCCTTCAGCTCTACACGTCGGGCACCACCGGCCATCCCAAGGGGGTGCTGCTCTCCAACGCCAACCTCACCCGCCTGCGCAACGAAGGCGTGGCGGCGGGGCTGACCTATTACACCGATTACCGCAGCGGCGATTGCATGATGGTCGCCATGCCGATTGCCCATATCGGCGGCACGGGCACCTTCAACCTCGCGATCATCGCGGGCATCCGCTGCCGCTTCGAAGCCGAGTTCACCCCCGCAGGCGTCCTCGCCGCGATCGAGGCGGGGACGACGCACATGTTCCTTGTGCCCGCTGCCTTGCAGATGGTGATCCAGCACCCGCAGGCGGCGAGCACCGATTTTTCGAACCTGCGCTATCTCATCTATGGCGCCGCGCCGATGCCGCTCGAACTGCTCAAGCAGGCGGTCAGCACCATGCCCAGCACCCAGTTCCTGCAAGCCTATGGCATGACCGAGACCACCGGCACGGTTTCGATCCTGCCGCCCGAGGATCACAGCCTCGAAGGCAACCAGCGGATGCGTTCGGCAGGCAAGGCGCTGCCCGGCGTGGAGATCGAAGTGCGCGGGCCCGACAATGTCGAGGTGCCGCGCGGCGAGATCGGCGAGGTGTGCATCCGCTCACCCTCGAACACTTCCGGCTACTGGAAACTGCCGGAAGCGACCGCCAAGACGATCGATGCCGATGGCTGGCTCCACACCGGCGATGCGGGCGTGATGGACGCGGACGGCTATGTTTATATCCAGGACCGCATTAAGGACATGATCATCTCCGGCGGCGAGAACGTCTATCCCGCCGAGGTCGAAAGCGCGATCTACGGCCACCCGGCCATCGCCGAGGTCGCGGTGATCGGCGTGCCGAGCGACAAGTGGGGCGAGGAGGTCAAGGCCTGCGTCGTCGCCAAGCCCGGCTGCGAGGTCGACGCGGCCGACGTGATCGCGTGGGCGCGGGAGCGGATCGCGGCGTTCAAGGCACCCAAGAGCGTCGATGTCATCCCGCTGATGCCGCGCAATGCCAGCGGCAAGATCCTGCGCCGCGAGTTGCGCGCCCCCTATTGGGAAGGGCGGGAGCGCCAGGTCTCGTGA
- a CDS encoding deoxyguanosinetriphosphate triphosphohydrolase — protein sequence MTRAPYAADPAACGPREFGGAEAGERRGPRSAFQRDRDRIVHSMSFRRLKSKTQVFIAPDGDHYRTRLTHSLEVAQIGRVIARALRLDEDLTEALCLAHDLGHPPFGHAGEAALSDSMERHGGFDHNAQALRTVMRIECPYPEHDGLNLTWDLLEGLAKHNGPVAAPNWALAELDTVFPLDLGTWPSLEAQVAAVADDIAYDNHDIDDGLRAGFLSLDDLLTLDFLADQWRTVEKRFPNAPRERLLREMIRDQIGLMVNDVIEHTAAQVRGMGSVADVRAAGRQLAGFSPAMAAQERRLKSFMYERLYLHPEQISAAKKARDVVARLFAAYAQDATLMPDDWQARLPARDPERARVIADFIAGMSDRFAMQAVARIYGFQPEGLINV from the coding sequence ATGACCCGCGCTCCCTATGCCGCCGATCCTGCCGCCTGCGGCCCTCGCGAATTCGGCGGCGCCGAAGCAGGCGAGCGGCGCGGCCCGCGCAGCGCGTTCCAGCGCGACCGCGACCGGATTGTCCATTCGATGAGCTTCCGGCGGCTGAAGTCCAAAACGCAGGTCTTCATCGCCCCCGACGGCGATCACTATCGCACCCGCCTGACCCACAGCCTCGAAGTCGCGCAGATCGGAAGGGTGATCGCCCGTGCGCTACGGCTGGACGAGGATCTGACCGAGGCGCTGTGCCTTGCGCACGATCTCGGCCATCCGCCCTTCGGCCATGCGGGCGAGGCGGCGCTGTCCGATTCGATGGAGCGGCACGGGGGCTTCGATCACAACGCGCAGGCGCTGCGCACGGTGATGCGGATCGAATGCCCCTATCCCGAGCACGATGGTCTCAACCTCACTTGGGATCTGCTCGAAGGGCTCGCCAAGCACAACGGCCCCGTGGCCGCCCCGAACTGGGCGCTGGCGGAACTGGACACTGTTTTCCCGCTCGATCTTGGCACCTGGCCTTCGCTCGAAGCGCAGGTGGCGGCGGTGGCGGACGATATTGCCTATGACAATCACGACATCGACGATGGGTTGCGCGCCGGGTTCCTGAGCCTCGACGACCTGCTCACCCTCGATTTCCTCGCAGACCAGTGGCGGACGGTCGAAAAGCGCTTTCCCAATGCCCCGCGCGAGCGTCTGCTGCGCGAGATGATACGCGACCAGATCGGATTGATGGTGAATGACGTGATCGAGCACACCGCGGCGCAGGTGCGCGGCATGGGCTCGGTCGCCGACGTGCGCGCCGCGGGCCGCCAGCTGGCCGGGTTCTCTCCCGCGATGGCGGCGCAGGAACGGCGGCTGAAAAGCTTCATGTACGAACGGCTCTATCTCCACCCCGAACAGATCAGCGCGGCGAAAAAGGCGCGCGACGTGGTGGCGCGGCTGTTTGCGGCCTATGCGCAGGATGCGACGCTGATGCCGGATGACTGGCAGGCGCGGCTTCCCGCCCGCGATCCCGAACGCGCGCGCGTCATCGCCGATTTCATCGCCGGGATGAGCGACCGTTTCGCTATGCAGGCGGTGGCGCGCATCTATGGTTTCCAGCCCGAAGGCCTGATCAATGTCTGA
- a CDS encoding SO2930 family diheme c-type cytochrome, with translation MKRGLGLLAFACATFGAALGHATVIDEPAVNDVAVTGAPFPQKLSEFRFFVDGVKQSPNTGVTPYALNTPLWSDGAEKLRFIYLPEGTRLKADGEGLLQFPVGAAIIKTFAFGEGAERRLIETRVLLHRADGWTALPYRWNAEQTEATLALAGGRVDLVTPAGEAISYAIPNKNQCKSCHGKDGQVIPIGPKARNLGQMWLQAMVSADLLEAVPDVPRFLPDWNNRDLNPDTATLARAYLDVNCAHCHQPGGGASNSGLDLRWEQADAHAIGIFKRPVAAGRGAGGHEFSILPGEPDASILLYRMDSAEPGIAMPELGKSSIDKDGVAVVRRWIAEMKPE, from the coding sequence GTGAAGCGCGGCCTCGGCCTCCTTGCGTTCGCTTGCGCTACCTTCGGCGCGGCGCTCGGCCATGCGACCGTGATAGACGAGCCCGCCGTGAATGATGTCGCAGTGACCGGCGCACCCTTCCCGCAAAAGCTGAGCGAATTCCGTTTCTTCGTCGATGGTGTGAAGCAGTCTCCCAATACGGGTGTCACGCCCTATGCGCTCAACACCCCGCTCTGGTCGGACGGGGCGGAGAAACTCCGCTTCATCTATCTGCCCGAAGGCACCCGGCTGAAAGCTGACGGGGAGGGCCTGCTGCAATTCCCGGTCGGCGCGGCGATCATCAAGACCTTCGCTTTCGGCGAGGGCGCGGAACGCCGCCTGATCGAAACCCGCGTGCTGCTGCACCGCGCCGATGGCTGGACGGCGCTGCCCTATCGCTGGAACGCCGAGCAGACCGAGGCCACGCTGGCGCTCGCCGGCGGGCGCGTCGATCTCGTCACCCCGGCCGGTGAGGCGATTTCCTACGCCATCCCCAACAAGAACCAGTGCAAGTCCTGCCACGGCAAGGACGGGCAGGTGATCCCGATTGGCCCCAAGGCGCGCAATCTCGGCCAGATGTGGCTGCAAGCGATGGTCTCCGCCGATTTGCTGGAGGCTGTTCCCGACGTGCCGCGCTTCCTGCCCGACTGGAACAACCGCGATCTCAATCCCGATACCGCCACCTTGGCGCGCGCCTATCTCGATGTGAACTGCGCCCACTGCCACCAACCGGGCGGCGGCGCGTCGAACTCGGGGCTCGATCTGCGCTGGGAGCAGGCGGACGCGCACGCCATCGGTATCTTCAAGCGTCCGGTGGCGGCTGGGCGCGGGGCAGGCGGGCACGAATTCTCGATCCTGCCGGGTGAGCCCGACGCCTCGATCCTGCTCTACCGCATGGACAGCGCCGAACCCGGCATCGCCATGCCGGAGTTGGGCAAATCCAGCATCGACAAGGATGGCGTCGCCGTGGTGCGGCGCTGGATTGCGGAGATGAAACCCGAATGA
- a CDS encoding alpha/beta hydrolase, with product MKWLWRGLLAIVGLLVIAFLVFRTPDTDPAAMRAKYGGPPSQFVSIGDGVKVHLRDEGPRDAPAIMLLHGSNADLHTWEPWVQGLKGQYRVIRFDQIGHGLTGPDPQGDYSRANYAQDILEVADALGLERFVLAGNSMGGKHALAFAIAHPERLGGLVLVDASGGPMLESAGAEEDDDSGNIGFTIAQTPGINLLAEQITPRSLIRQSLEQSVSNTAVVTEAAVDRYWELLRYPGNRRATMARFGLPYDPLSAAEIAAVTTPTLILWGEEDRLIPLAAGRWLASTLPNNRLVTYPGIGHLPHEEAPAATVRDLQAWLAEHAPAAKPE from the coding sequence ATGAAATGGCTCTGGCGTGGTCTGCTGGCGATTGTCGGATTGCTGGTGATCGCCTTTCTCGTCTTCCGCACGCCCGATACCGACCCGGCGGCGATGCGCGCCAAATATGGCGGGCCGCCCTCGCAATTCGTCTCCATCGGCGACGGCGTGAAGGTCCACCTGCGCGACGAGGGGCCGAGAGACGCCCCCGCGATCATGCTGCTGCACGGCTCCAACGCCGATCTGCACACATGGGAACCGTGGGTGCAGGGATTGAAGGGCCAATATCGCGTGATCCGCTTCGATCAGATCGGCCACGGTCTCACCGGCCCCGATCCTCAAGGCGATTACAGCCGCGCCAATTACGCGCAGGATATCCTCGAAGTCGCCGACGCGCTGGGGCTTGAGCGGTTCGTCCTCGCGGGCAATTCGATGGGCGGCAAGCACGCGCTTGCCTTCGCCATAGCGCATCCGGAGCGGCTCGGCGGCCTCGTGCTGGTCGATGCCAGCGGCGGGCCGATGCTCGAGAGCGCAGGTGCCGAGGAGGACGACGATAGCGGCAATATCGGCTTCACCATCGCGCAGACGCCGGGGATCAACCTGCTGGCCGAACAGATCACCCCGCGCAGCCTGATCCGCCAGAGCCTCGAACAATCGGTCTCGAACACGGCGGTCGTGACCGAGGCGGCGGTGGATCGCTACTGGGAACTGCTTCGCTATCCCGGCAACCGGCGGGCGACGATGGCGCGCTTCGGCCTGCCCTACGATCCCTTGAGCGCGGCCGAAATCGCCGCGGTCACCACGCCGACCCTGATCCTGTGGGGCGAGGAAGACCGGCTGATCCCGCTCGCGGCAGGACGGTGGCTTGCCTCGACCCTGCCGAACAATCGGCTGGTCACCTATCCCGGTATCGGTCACCTGCCACACGAAGAGGCGCCCGCCGCCACGGTGCGCGATCTTCAGGCGTGGCTTGCCGAGCACGCTCCGGCTGCAAAACCCGAATAA
- a CDS encoding amino acid racemase, with protein sequence MSWVSTATYYERINRIVQKRSPPMASAPLLIESLDFCELYALREEHDWKRAAGVLIDSARRLEAAGAEGLIIGANSMHRLYDDVAAAVGIPILHIAEYVGLAMKRAGVSSAALLGTRNVMTESFYRKRLVAHGIDLLPPNLDYVAMLDRIIYEELMVGKVTREAERTLKTIITNKAQEGASAIVLACTELDLVVDVDANVLPIFDSTRIHCQAAADWILGQESVN encoded by the coding sequence ATGAGCTGGGTGTCGACCGCGACCTATTACGAACGCATCAACCGCATCGTCCAAAAGCGCAGTCCCCCGATGGCAAGCGCGCCGCTGCTGATCGAGAGCCTCGATTTCTGCGAGCTTTACGCCCTGCGCGAAGAGCACGACTGGAAACGCGCGGCGGGCGTGCTGATCGACAGCGCCCGGCGGCTCGAAGCGGCGGGGGCAGAGGGGCTGATCATCGGCGCCAATTCGATGCACCGCCTGTATGATGACGTAGCAGCGGCAGTTGGCATTCCGATCCTGCACATCGCCGAATATGTCGGCCTCGCGATGAAGCGCGCCGGGGTCAGCAGCGCGGCGCTGCTGGGCACGCGCAACGTCATGACCGAGAGCTTCTACCGCAAGCGCCTCGTCGCGCACGGGATCGACCTGTTGCCGCCCAATCTCGATTATGTCGCGATGCTCGACCGGATCATCTACGAGGAACTGATGGTCGGCAAGGTCACGCGCGAGGCCGAGCGCACCTTGAAGACGATCATCACCAACAAGGCGCAGGAAGGCGCGAGCGCGATCGTGCTGGCCTGCACCGAGCTCGATCTGGTGGTCGATGTCGATGCCAATGTCCTGCCGATTTTCGACAGCACCCGAATCCATTGTCAGGCTGCCGCCGACTGGATCCTTGGGCAGGAAAGCGTGAATTAG
- a CDS encoding DMT family transporter gives MDGSIARPRPLLALGVRLLAAFALATMGMLVKLAGERGAHLIELIFWRQLLTMVLLGAGLALTGRWAMLRTQRLPAHTRRAAAGLVGMLFTYGAVLLLPLAEATTLGFTAPVFAVLIAIVLFREKIGPYRWGAVAMGFAGVIVVMQPFGGFHEGVTLTGVAVGLVAPFMVALISFQLQDLNTTENPWSIVFWFSALTTPVAALALPFVAAAHDPLTWGLILGMGLVGAAAQMLLTTSLRFGSAAVILLMDYTSLLWASYYGYAVFDRAAPASLWLGAPLIIGAGLLIAWRERQLARSRVHSAE, from the coding sequence ATGGATGGCTCGATCGCCCGCCCCCGGCCCCTGCTCGCGCTCGGCGTCCGCCTGCTCGCCGCCTTTGCGCTGGCGACGATGGGCATGCTGGTGAAGCTGGCGGGGGAACGCGGTGCGCACCTGATCGAGCTGATCTTCTGGCGGCAATTGCTGACGATGGTCTTGCTGGGCGCCGGGCTGGCGCTGACAGGGCGGTGGGCCATGCTGCGGACGCAGCGATTGCCCGCCCACACCCGGCGCGCGGCGGCGGGTCTCGTCGGAATGCTGTTCACCTATGGCGCGGTGCTGCTGCTGCCGCTGGCCGAGGCGACCACGCTGGGCTTCACCGCGCCGGTCTTCGCCGTGCTGATCGCCATCGTGCTGTTCCGCGAGAAGATCGGCCCCTATCGCTGGGGCGCGGTGGCGATGGGCTTTGCCGGCGTGATCGTGGTGATGCAGCCCTTCGGTGGCTTTCACGAGGGCGTGACGCTCACCGGCGTGGCGGTGGGCCTCGTCGCGCCGTTCATGGTCGCGCTCATCAGCTTTCAGTTGCAGGATTTGAACACCACCGAGAACCCGTGGAGCATCGTCTTCTGGTTCAGCGCGCTGACCACGCCGGTGGCCGCGCTCGCCCTGCCCTTCGTTGCCGCCGCGCATGATCCGCTGACCTGGGGGCTGATCCTCGGCATGGGTCTTGTCGGCGCGGCCGCGCAGATGTTGCTGACGACCTCGCTGCGCTTCGGCTCCGCAGCGGTGATCCTGCTGATGGACTACACATCGCTGCTGTGGGCGAGCTATTATGGCTATGCCGTGTTCGACCGTGCCGCACCCGCCAGCCTGTGGCTTGGCGCACCATTGATCATCGGCGCCGGGCTGCTGATTGCCTGGCGCGAACGGCAATTGGCCCGATCCCGGGTGCATTCTGCCGAATAG
- a CDS encoding entericidin A/B family lipoprotein, producing MNRKLLLAFAVGAVTLTASACNTVEGAGEDLQSASRTVEKEI from the coding sequence ATCAATCGTAAGCTGCTTCTCGCCTTCGCCGTCGGTGCCGTGACCCTCACCGCTTCGGCGTGCAACACCGTCGAAGGCGCGGGCGAAGACCTGCAATCGGCTTCGCGCACCGTCGAAAAGGAAATCTGA
- a CDS encoding NAD(P)H-binding protein has translation MSDPRPVGPVRVALVGATGLVGRRVIELSSAGDEVRIVGIARREAPLPPGARMEMFVAEPDKWGEVLEAVRPRALICALGTTMKKAGGDKAAFRAVDHDLVLATAEAARRAGVPNMVLVSAAGADARSKSFYMQVKGETENALSRAGFKRLDILHPGLLRGERPDDLRFAERAAMIAAPLIDPLLSGSWARFRSVDAGLVAEAALGLALRRAGGRFTHDNEAMRRAAREWRKAAAHEETE, from the coding sequence ATGTCTGATCCGCGCCCGGTAGGCCCGGTGCGCGTCGCGCTGGTGGGGGCGACGGGCCTCGTCGGCCGCCGCGTGATCGAGCTCTCCAGCGCGGGCGACGAGGTGCGGATCGTCGGCATCGCCCGGCGCGAGGCGCCGCTACCGCCCGGCGCGCGGATGGAGATGTTCGTGGCCGAGCCCGATAAGTGGGGCGAGGTGCTCGAAGCGGTGCGCCCGCGCGCGCTGATCTGCGCGTTGGGAACGACGATGAAGAAGGCCGGCGGCGACAAGGCGGCCTTCCGCGCGGTCGATCACGATCTGGTGCTCGCCACCGCCGAGGCTGCGCGGCGGGCGGGCGTGCCAAACATGGTGCTGGTCAGCGCCGCCGGAGCCGATGCGCGCTCCAAGAGCTTCTACATGCAGGTCAAGGGCGAGACCGAAAATGCGTTGAGCCGCGCGGGGTTCAAGCGGCTCGACATCCTCCATCCCGGCCTGCTGCGGGGCGAGCGCCCTGACGACCTGCGCTTTGCCGAGCGCGCCGCGATGATCGCCGCGCCCTTGATCGACCCGCTTCTGTCGGGATCATGGGCGCGGTTTCGCTCGGTCGACGCCGGGCTGGTGGCCGAGGCCGCGCTCGGCCTCGCGCTGCGCCGCGCGGGCGGGCGCTTCACCCACGACAACGAGGCAATGCGCCGCGCCGCGCGCGAGTGGCGCAAGGCCGCCGCGCATGAGGAGACCGAATGA
- a CDS encoding Entericidin EcnA/B family protein yields MIRNVLTAAALAALSLTATACNTVDGLGDDIKSVGQAGKRAID; encoded by the coding sequence ATGATTCGCAATGTTCTTACCGCCGCCGCCCTCGCCGCGCTTTCGCTGACTGCCACCGCCTGCAACACGGTCGATGGCCTTGGCGATGACATCAAGTCGGTGGGTCAGGCCGGCAAACGCGCGATCGACTGA
- a CDS encoding ABA4-like family protein, with translation MIDWNAWFSMVSLLAMIAWIALIALPRWPALLSGVLYLGVGLLCLIYAGGLIGVLSGLFDTPGGGGADFTTITGVRAILGSDAGVTIGWTHYLAFDLFVGLWIARDADAKGISRFVQAPILLATLLAGPLGLGIWLALREPAARRQGRFR, from the coding sequence ATGATCGACTGGAACGCCTGGTTCAGCATGGTGAGCCTGCTCGCGATGATCGCATGGATCGCGCTGATCGCCTTGCCGCGCTGGCCTGCGCTGCTTTCGGGCGTGCTCTATCTCGGCGTCGGCCTGCTGTGCCTGATCTACGCAGGCGGATTGATCGGCGTATTGAGCGGGCTGTTCGACACCCCCGGCGGCGGCGGGGCGGACTTCACCACCATCACCGGAGTGAGGGCGATCTTAGGCAGCGATGCCGGGGTGACGATCGGCTGGACGCATTACCTCGCCTTCGATCTCTTCGTCGGCCTGTGGATCGCGCGCGATGCGGATGCGAAGGGGATTTCGCGGTTCGTTCAGGCCCCGATCCTGCTGGCGACGTTGCTGGCCGGGCCGCTGGGATTGGGGATTTGGCTCGCCCTGCGCGAGCCCGCCGCGCGGCGACAGGGGCGGTTTCGCTGA